The Ralstonia sp. RRA DNA segment GTTCGACTTCCTCTGCGCCGTGCCAGCGCAGCAAATCGAGCATGACCGGATCGGCGTTGGCGGCATCCAGCCCTTTTGCGTTGAGCACCCAGTTGCCGAGATAGCCGAAGAAGTGTTCCAGCGCAGCGATGATGCCGAGTTGCTGCCGCAGCCAGAAGCGCGTGTGGCCAATCTTCAGGCCGAGCGGCTGCTCGCCGAGCACCTTGGAAAACAACCAATCCAGCCGCTTGGTGAAGGGCTGCGTGTCGATGCCGTGGTCCTTGTAGTAATGCGTGAGCACGCCGCCGTGCGAGCGCGAGTGGATCGCCTCCTGGCGCAGGAAGCCTTCCGCATCGGCGCGCAGTTTCGCATCGGTGATCTGCGGCATGGCCTTGTTGTAGACGCGGCAGAACCACAGCTCGCCGGCCGGGAACAGCAGATTGAGAATGTTGATGATGTGCGTGCTGGACGGATCGCCGGGGATCCATTGGATGGGCGTGTCCTTCCAGTCGAAGCGCACATGCCGGGGCTTGATGTAGTAGTCGAGCGCAGTCATGGTTTGTCTCCTGTCGTTCTTGTTCAGGACCGCGCTCAATGCCCGGCCATGCTCACGCGGGCAATCAGCCGGCTGAGCCACTGCGCATAGCGTGAGATGAAGCGCGAGGAATGTGCCTCGATGCCGATCGTGACGACCGGCTTGTTGCGGAGCACCGCACGGAGCATGGCTTTGGCAACGGTTTCGGGCTTGAGGCCGCGCAACTGGTAGAGCTTGGTCGCGCGGGCGCGCAGTTGGGCCTGCTGCACCTCCGTCGTGCCGGCGTAGACGGTGGAGGCCATGATTCCCGTCTCGGCAAAGCCCGGGCAGATGGCCGATACGCCGATGCCCTGCGCGGCCAGCTCGCCACGCATGCATTCGGACAGCATCAGCACGGCGGCCTTGGTGGTCGCGTACGCAGCAAGATCGCGCGACGGCGCAAAGGCCGCCGCCG contains these protein-coding regions:
- a CDS encoding metal-dependent hydrolase, with protein sequence MTALDYYIKPRHVRFDWKDTPIQWIPGDPSSTHIINILNLLFPAGELWFCRVYNKAMPQITDAKLRADAEGFLRQEAIHSRSHGGVLTHYYKDHGIDTQPFTKRLDWLFSKVLGEQPLGLKIGHTRFWLRQQLGIIAALEHFFGYLGNWVLNAKGLDAANADPVMLDLLRWHGAEEVEHRTVAFDIFRHMGGNYFERCFHMLSTILLLLYFLVTGFRFMYKRDPGAGRFPGFIRGWWYGSRRGCLPSFWKMLGAALRYFRPSYTPHHEGSTEQALAYLATSPAAQAAAHGGNWVRDRA